The Leptolyngbya sp. 'hensonii' genome includes the window TTATTAAACTACCCCATTTGAGTGCAAATAGTAACTTTCGTCACAAAAACTTCATGTATTACCCAGTCAATAAAGAAGGAGATTCTCTCCCTCAGAATTTCTTTAAAGGGAGTAGTTTCAAGGAGTTTATATTCCGGGTTTTTACAGTTGACTTATGGGTAACATAGTCATGATAGAAAGCAATGTTCTGATCTGGTCGATCGGGCTAACCATAGGATTTCCAATGCTGGTCATCCTACTGGGAGAACTCATTCATTGGCTACAGCGGCGCGGTAGACCCCTGGCAGCAACATTACGGGCGATTCGAAATCAGGTCCTGCCCGTTCTGGTCGTCTTACTGTTCATGCAGCATGTTTTGGAACTAGATGCAGATGGCAGATTACTCAAAAGTATTGGGACACTTTTCTGGATTTGCGTGATTGATGCCTCCCTATCCTTACTGAACTCCCTCTTTTTCGAACAAGCAGAAGCCGATACCTGGCGAGCCAGAGTTCCCAAATTGTTGATCGACCTCTCCCGTCTTCTGCTGGTCCTGTTAGGTACTGCAATTGTGTTGGCAGTCGTATGGAAAGCGGATCTGGCTGGAGTGGTGACTGCCCTGGGGGTCAGTTCCCTGGTCATTGGTCTGGCCCTCCAGGATACCCTGGGCAGTGTGATGTCTGGAATAGCCCTGCTCTTTGAACGTCCCTTTACTGTTGGGGATTGGTTGCGGGTTGGTGATCTGGTGGGGCAGGTAATCGATATTAACTGGCGAGCCGTGCGGTTGCAGACCCTGCAGCGGGAGATGGTCATCATTCCCCATAAGGTGATTAGTGGGGAAATTATCCGTAATTTCAGCAGGCCACTCCGGCTCCATGCAGAGCGGATCCAGATTGGGTTTTCCTACAATGACCCTCCCAACTTGGCCATACAGGTTTTACGCAGTACCGCCCTCTCAACCCAGGGCATTCTGAATGATCCAGAACCTCAAATCTTTACCCTTTCTTACGATGATTCGGCAATTACTTACGAGGTGAAATTTTTTATTGAAGACTATAGCGACCTGGAAGAAATTCGCAGTCGATTTATGACAAGGGTTTGGTATGCTGCTCAGCGAAGCAACCTGACCATTCCTTTTCCCATTCGCACGCTGTACCATTTTCATGGCCCCACCTCGAAGGCCGAGAAAACAAGCAAGAAGTTTGCCGAAAGTTTGCAATCCGTTCCCCCCTTTGTTCCCCTGGGGCGAAAGGAAGATCTGGGAGGATTAGCAGAAGAAATTATCCTGCAACATTTTGGCCGGGGCGAAAAAGCTTTGACTGAGGGAAATCCTGGCAATGCGCTATACATTATTCTGTCGGGACAAGCCATGATCACCGCCAGGGATGAGATCGGGCAAGAGCAGGATGTGCTCCCTTTAAAGGCAGGAGAATTTTTTGGGGAGATGGCCCTGTTCTCTGGCGAACCCAGTACTATTTCAGTGACGGCTACCGATGATCTGGAGGTGATGATGATCTCAGCCAGTGTCGTGAATCAAATGATTGAACGGCAACCCAGCTTTGCTCGTGAAATTGGGCAAATTCTGGAGATTCGCAGACGGGCGGTCCAGGCGGTCAAACAAATTCGTACTGGAGGCTTGCAATGACTGTTAACGAGACCGTAACCATTAAGCTGGATCAGTTCCTCAAGTTAGTAGGTGCTGTGCAAACGGGTGGAGAAGCCAAGCTCATCATTCAGACTGGGGAAGTGCGGGTGAATGGGGAGATTGAAACCCGCCGAGGACGGAAACTGGTCACGGGCGATCGTATTTTGGCCCGAGGACAGGCTTTTTTTGTAGACCTGTCCGAAGCAGAACTGTAAGCCTAAATCTTGAACCATACAAAATTAAACTGCCCATTAAAATACCCTGGTAGAAGGCTACCAGGGTTAGATGGTTAGATGAAACAATGAGTTATTCCACTAAGGTTTACAGTTCCTTACAGTTCCTACTCCGTCAGTAACGTGCATTGGGTTGTGCATCAAATAATTGTTGGATAAGTTGCGAAGTCTTGCCAAGTCCAAGGCTCTGCTGCCAAGTTTGCTCGTTGAGATGCTGTGGTTTTGAATCGGCTATGCCGCCAAATCCAATTGAAATAACTGACAACCAATCGTGTAGTCACCTTCGTTTGCTCCCACACCTTGCCAAACTTGTTTTGCCGTCGATGCCACCGTCCTGTTTGTTGCCGGATAATACCATTGGTTCTCTCTAATCGTTGGGTTTTATCCTTACCAATGTGATGATGAATTTCTGGTGGAAGGACTCGTTCATACCCTCCCCAATCATCGCTATTCCACTGTTTGCACTCCGTTTTTCCTTCCGTTGTGACCATCAGTTCTTCAATCAACTCATCCGTATGCTTTCCCACACGGGCCGCCAAGATCAGCCCACTGCTATTGGCTAAACTCAACCCCACCCAACAGTCTCCCAGGTCTAATTCTAGGGGCAGACATTGCTTCTGTTTTTTTGCACAAAGGACCACATCTCATCAGCACTCACCTCCTCGGTTTCAACTTGAGCCACCTCCTGATTGTGGATGAGTTGAGCTTTGCTACTCGCTCGTCGAATAATACTCACTACCGTGTTATAAGCTAACCCGCTAATCCGACTAATCCCTCGTAAACTGGTGCCCTCACTGTGAGCTTGCAGGACTTGTTGAATTTGCTCTGGACTGACGTGACGGTAGTAGTAGAGGGTGTCAAAACTCTCTGAGAAGGTTTGTTGGCACCCCAGGCAAAAGTAGCGTTGATGCCCATTCGGCATCTTGCCATGCTTGTGAGTCTTAGAATGACCGCAGAGCTTACATTCCATAGCTTGAGTAGGTGAATCGTTGATTCCTTACTCTACCAGACCCACATCAGTTTGACGCACTACCGTACTGAATACTACAACTTCATGGGTTACGTCCATCTGTTGCGTCTGCTCGCGGCTGACCTTCAAGGTGACCGTGCCCCCCTCAGGGGTGAATTTGATGGCATTACTGAGCAGGTTGATGAGTATCTGACGCAGGCGACGATCGTCAGCCTGAATCAAGCCAATATCTTCTGGAATCTGGCTACTGAGCTGAACCCCCTTTTTCAATGCCATCTGCTGAACAAAGGTGAGACTCATGTCACAGAGGTTGCGGATGGAAACATCATTGGTTTCCAACTCCAGTTTGCCCGACTCAATTTTAGAGAGATCGAGAATGTCATTAATCAGCTCTAGCAGATGCTTACCACTCCTTTCAACCGTTGCAATAACCTTGCGCTGCCGTTCATTAATGGAACCAAACACCCCATCTTGGAGCCCCTCAGACATCCCCAGGATGGCATTGAGGGGCGTCCGGAGTTCATGGCTCATGTTGGCCAGGAATTCGTCTTTCATGCGGGTGGCCTGGGCCAGTTCAAGGTTGGCCTGCAGCAGTTGCTGGTTCATTTGGCGCAATTGCAGTTCTGCCTGCTTACGATCGCGCACATCAAACAGGGTGGACCGGCTATGAAGATAGGTGCCATCCGCACTCTTGACGGCTGTTGCACTGATCAGGACTGGGAAAAGCGTTCCATCTTGACCAATCAAATCAAATTCCAGATCTTTCACCCAGCCCTGGGCCTTAAAGATGGGATAGGTCGCCTGGAAAAGCTGTTTACTTTTGTTGGTCATGAAGCGAGTAATGGACTGGCCCATCACTTCTTCCCGACTGTATCCCAACCATTGTAGTTCTGTGTCATTAATGTTGATAATGCGCCCGTCAGCATCAAGGGAATGGTAGCCGCAGGGGGCATTGTTATAGAGATCTTGAATTTCATTAGCATAGGCAGTCAGGGCTTCTTCTGCCTGTTTGCGTTTGGTGATGTCAATGTGGCAGCCAATCATCCGGAGCGGATTGCCATCTGGATCCCAGGCAATCACCCGCCCGGTACACATGACCCAGACCGTAGAACCATCCTTATGGCGATATCTCAACTCATTGTAGTAAGGCACCTGACCATGGCTCTGGACGTGACGTTGAAAGCTGGCGAGGGCACCCGGTAGATCTTCAGGAAAAACCAGTTGCTTCCAGGTTTCTGGAGAATTCTCTAATTCGTGATCCGCATAGCCAAACATGCGTTTGAAGCCTGGACTGATGTATTGCTGATTGTTAAGCAGATCCCCATCCCAGTACCCAGCCAGAATGATGTCGAGGATACTGTCCAGGAGTTTCAATTCCTGACGCACTTTTTCTGCCTGCAAACGTTCTGCTTCCGTTTGCTTGCGCAGGGTAATATCTTCGATCACCGAAATGAAATACTTCGATTCTCCGTTCCGATCGCGGACCAGGGACTTGGTCAGGTTGACCCAGATGAGGGAGCGATTCTTGCGAATATATCGTTTTTCGGTCGAGTAAGTCTGGATTGTCCTGGCCAGCAGCCTTTGCATCTGGCTCAAATCGGAGAGCAGATCATCCGGGTGGGTAATTTCCTGGAAGGTGAGAGACTGGAGTTCGGTGGGCGTATAACCCGTAATGTCACAAAACCGCTGGTTGAGGCGAAGAAACTGCCCCTCCGGGGACACATGGGCCAACCCAACTGCCACCTGCTCAAAGGTGCTCCGAAACCTTTCTTCACTCTCCCGCAGAGTCTGCTCCACCTGAATGCGTTCTGCTAGTTCGGCTTTGGCCTGCTCATAGGCAATGGCCTGTTGAATCGCGATCGCAATCTGCACCGCCAGGTGTTCCAGGAGATCCACCTCTTCCAACTGCCATTGCCGGGGAGCGGTACAGTGATGGGCCACCAGCAACCCCCAAAGTTGATCCTGCACCAGAATGGGCACGACCAGAATTGCCTTCACCTCAAATTCTTGGAGGAACTTGACATGACAGTCCGCCAAACCAGCCTGAAGAATATTCGCAACAATTTGTCTGCGCCCTTGCTGATAGGAAATGGCCCCTTCCTGTTGAAAGTACGTGTCCTGAACCTGGGCCCCCAAAGTCACCGTCCAACCGGGCAACACCGATTCTGCGACGACCATCCCACTCATATCAGGATGAAACTGATAGACCAGCACCCGATCGGTCTTGAGAAACTGGCGCACTTCCTCGGTTGTAGTGGTCAGAATTTTATCCAACTGCAGGGATTGGCGAATGTGCAGGGCGATCGTCGCAATCAGTTGCTGTTGTTGCTGCTGATGGGCCACCAGTTGCTGGGTGTGATCGCGTTGATGCAGAGCATCCTCGATCGCCTGATTCAGAATGCCAGGGGTGAGATCACTTTTGCTGAGATAATCCTGGGCACCTCTTTTCATCGCCTGGACTGCAGCCTGGATGTTTTCCTCTCCCGTGAGCATGATCACGACCATGCGAGTTGGAGGGATATGGCTTCTGACCTGTTGCAGCACTTCCAGGCCACCCCCATCCGGCAGATTCATAGCCAGCAACAGAACATCGGGCACCTCTTGCTGACACCATTGGATGGCTGCTGCTGCGGTTTCACACTCTACAATTCGATAAGTATAGGATCTGTTTTGTTGTAAGAAGCGACGATAGATGCTCCGATCCTCTGCACAATCATCAATGAGTAAAAGGGTGAGAGAAGATCGATCGCACATAGAACAGTTCCCTTATTCTGACAAGGTTCGGGATTCTGACAAGGTTCGGGTAACCGGACCAGATTCTATTGTATGACATCACCCCCGCCTGCTGGCTGAGCGGAACTATGGGCTGGTTTCGGCTTCGCTCAGGGAGCGATCGGTTCGCATCAGGATGATGCCTTCAGGTCTGATAAGACTACTTTGAGCTGTGCATACTCTGACTCAATTTGGGCTATCGAGGCTTCGAAGAGCTCCGATGAATTTTGTCGCGTCAGCTCTTCCAGTTGAAGACAAAGTTCAGCTAATTGGTGAGCGCCTAGAGACGCACTACTGGATTTCAGCGTATGGGCAGCTCGGTGGAGCGCCTTGATATCGGCCTGCTGTCGAGCTGTAATCATCTGCTGGATCAGATGGGCGCTGTTTTCCAGATAGGTGGAGACAAACTCCACTAAAAAGCGATTTTCCGCTTCAGGCCCCTCCGTAACCAACTGACTCACCAGCTCTCGCAGTTGGTTTAAATCAATGGCACTGGAACCTGGAACCGGATCTGGGTCGGGCAACCGCGCCTGACAATCCTCTAAGACTCGGATCAACTCTTCCATGCGAATGGGCTTGGCAATGTAATCATCCATCCCCGCAGCCAGACAGGTTTCCCGATCGCCTTTCATGGCATTGGCCGTCATCGCAATAATCCGAGGACGATCGCCTGCGGCCCAGGTCTGGCAGATCTGGCGAGTTGCAGTCAGACCATCCATCTCCGGCATTTGCACATCCATAAACACCACATCATAGGGTTGACGACGCAGGGCTTCAATGGCCTCCAGCCCATTACCGGCGATATCTGCCCGATACCCCAAACGCTCCAGCATCAGGGAGGCCAGTTTCTGGTTCACCATATTGTCTTCAACCAGGAGAACACGCAGAGGCCGCTGTTCGGCCCGATCGAGATGGCGATGCATTTCCGCCGTAGCCTGTTTTGCAGGCAGGAGTTGCTGAGCCCCGACCACTTCCAGGAGGATGTTGTAGAACTGAGACTGCTTGATCGATCGGGCGATTCCGGCGGCAAAGCCTGCGGTCAAGATGTCGGCTGCTGGGGGCAGGCAATACCCGGAAGAGAGCAGGATCAGAACAACCGGCGCAGACTGGAGTTGCTGGCAAATCTCAGCCATTGACTGGGCGTTGGGGGCCGAATTGCAGGGCTGCTCGATCACCAGAATGTCGTAGGGAGCCTGACCTAACTGACGCAACAGATCTTCCCTGGACGCAACCGCATCAACCTGGAGACCCCAGGATTCTGCCTGCCAGACCAGGTTTTGCCGACTGATCGGATGGCTATCCAAAAGCAGCAGCCGTTTACCGGTGAGGGGAGAGTCTGAAATGGGGGAGGCCACTGGTTCCGGCTCAGCCTGCACCACGATCGAAAAATGGAAGGTGGAACCCTGTCCGACCTCACTTTCAACCCAGATGCGCCCCCCCATCATCTCAGCTAGCCGCTGACAGATCACCAAACCCAGGCCAGTTCCACCATAGGTTCGATTGATCGATGCATCCACCTGGCTGAAGGGTTGGAACAGCCGATCCAGACGATCGGGCGGAATCCCGACCCCGGTATCCTGAATCGTGAAGCGAATGGCGTAGCGGAGGTTGGCGTCTGGCGGGGAAGGTTGCCTGAGGAGCCGAGAGATCGCAGTAACGGTGATTTCCCCGGTGTGGGTAAATTTGATCGCATTGCCCACCAGGTTGACCAGAATCTGGCGTAGGCGAGTGCTATCTCCAATTACCTGCAGGGGAGTTTGAGGCTCAATCAGGTAGGTCAGTTCTAAATGCTTTTCAGTGGCTTTAGGAGCTAGTAATTCCAGGCATTCTTCCACACAGGTTCGGAGATTAAACGGATATTGCTCCAGTTCCAGCTTGCCCGATTCGATTTTGGAGAAATCCAGAATGTCATTAATGATGGTCAATAACACTTCGCCGCTGGCCCGGACTGTTTCTACAAAATCTCGCTGTTGAGCAGTGAGTTTGGTGTCCAGCAAGAGTCCCGTCATTCCAATCACGGCATTCATGGGGGTGCGAATCTCGTGACTCATCATAGCCAGAAATTCACTCTTGGCCTGAGTTGCAGCTTCTGCCTGACGGCGGGCTTGCTCTAAGGCAAAGTTTTTGAGCGTTAGTTCTTCCCGTTGCTGGGTTTCTTGTCCCAATAACTGTTGCAGGGTTTCTTCTGCTTTTCTGCGATCGGTGATATCGATCGCGACCCCACCCACCAACCGTTGCTCCAACGCCGATGGAATCGGAAACTTGTACACTAGAAAATCTCCTGTAGTGCCATCTATCCGGGGAGCTGACTCGATATCCTCCACCACCTGACCTGTGGCGGCAACCTGCTGGATATTTTGAAAAAAATGGTGCGCGAATTCTGCCGGGTAAACCTCAAAGATGGTTTTGCCCGTCAAATTCTCAGCAGCAACCTGAAACATCCGATAGTAGGTGCCACTGACGTAGAGAATCTGCCCCTGGTCATCCGTAATCCAGGCTGCTGCTGGGCTGTGATCCATAAATGCCTGGAATCGTTTCTCACTTTCCTGCAAGGCCAGTTCTGTTTGCTTGCGTTTAGTAATATCCCGCACAATCACCAGAGCTTCATCATCCCCGCAGGGCATCAGTCGGACTTCTTCGTGGCAGGGTTCACCGTTTTTGATAAATTGATGTTCCCAAACTTGTAATTCCCCTGTCATCAGGGCCTGCTCCATCCGTTCTAACTGATGTTGGAGCAGTTCTGGGGGCAATACTTCCGAGAGATGAAGCTGAATCGGTGTAAACTGCCCTGCCTCTGCAGCGGTGGGGGGAATAAAATCCAGGCAGGAGCCATCCCGTTTGATGCGCACCAGCAAATCAGGGATTGCCGCTAACATGGCCCGGTTTTTGGCTTCACTCTGCTTCAGGGCTTGTTCCGCCTGCTGCTGTTCATCTTCCGCTCGTTTGCGAGCAGTGATATCGGTTTGAATGCCCACCAGATGGGTCAGGGTGCCCTCGGTATTGTAGATTGGGGAGATACTGAGTTCATTCCAGAACAGGGAACCATCCTTACGGTAGTTGCGGAGCGTGGCGGTACAGGGCTGTCGGGCTGAGAGCGCCCGTCGGAGTTCCTGCAATCCGGGCTGATCCCTATCCTGTCCCTGCAGAAAGCGACAGTTCCGCCCAATAACTTCCGGAAGAGGATAGCCTGTGATTTGTTCAAAGGCCGGATTGGCATAGATAATCGGCATGCCTGGTTGACGGGCATCGACAATCACCATGCCATTTTGACTGACCGCGATCGCCCGCTCCTGCAAGCGCAACTGTTCCTCCGCTTGTTTCAGTTCACTGATATCGAACATGAAGCCACGAATGGCGGTTGGGCGACCATTTTCCCACTCGATCCCAACAATATCCCGCAGCCAGATGATGCGACCATCGGCAGCGATCATGCGATATTCCAGAACATAGTCCTCGCCTCTGGCAACGGCCTCGCGACAGTGACGAACCGCATAGGCTCGATCGTCTGGATGCAAATGCTCGGCCCAAAAATCCTCCTGAAACCAGTGGGATAGGGGATAGCCTAACAGGGCTTCAACCTGGAATCCCATATAGGTACACCGCCAGGAGTCCAGGTTGACTTCCCAGGGAATGACATTAGCAGTTGTGAGCAAGAGTTGTAATTGGCGCTGCTTAGATTGAAGAATGGTTTCTGTTTCAAGTTGTTCGGTAATCTTTGAATCTAGCGTTTTGTTTAACTGGATGAGATGACGGGTTTTTGCCCTGGCAGAGCGGTTGTAGTGTAGGGCTAGGGTGAGAAATCCAGTGGATAGAAAACCTGCAATCAGAATAATGTTAGGTGTCAGAGACTGATGTTCTTGAAGGACTGTCTGTGATGGAACGACTTGCAGGTTCCAGAAAATCCCATACAAACTCACAGTCAGTTCCTGTTGCCAATCCGGAGCAACCTGCAAATCTTCTCCATAGCTGTAAATAGACTGGTATTCAGATGTGATTTTTACCCGATAGCGATGGGTTATATTAACCGGCAAGAGATCATCAATCAGCGCCCGGAGCTGAAAGATCCCAATCAGGTAGCCATCCAATTTTGCCCCTATCTGTAAGGGGACAATCACCAGA containing:
- a CDS encoding mechanosensitive ion channel family protein, with protein sequence MIESNVLIWSIGLTIGFPMLVILLGELIHWLQRRGRPLAATLRAIRNQVLPVLVVLLFMQHVLELDADGRLLKSIGTLFWICVIDASLSLLNSLFFEQAEADTWRARVPKLLIDLSRLLLVLLGTAIVLAVVWKADLAGVVTALGVSSLVIGLALQDTLGSVMSGIALLFERPFTVGDWLRVGDLVGQVIDINWRAVRLQTLQREMVIIPHKVISGEIIRNFSRPLRLHAERIQIGFSYNDPPNLAIQVLRSTALSTQGILNDPEPQIFTLSYDDSAITYEVKFFIEDYSDLEEIRSRFMTRVWYAAQRSNLTIPFPIRTLYHFHGPTSKAEKTSKKFAESLQSVPPFVPLGRKEDLGGLAEEIILQHFGRGEKALTEGNPGNALYIILSGQAMITARDEIGQEQDVLPLKAGEFFGEMALFSGEPSTISVTATDDLEVMMISASVVNQMIERQPSFAREIGQILEIRRRAVQAVKQIRTGGLQ
- a CDS encoding RNA-binding S4 domain-containing protein, with the protein product MTVNETVTIKLDQFLKLVGAVQTGGEAKLIIQTGEVRVNGEIETRRGRKLVTGDRILARGQAFFVDLSEAEL
- a CDS encoding IS1 family transposase (programmed frameshift), whose translation is MECKLCGHSKTHKHGKMPNGHQRYFCLGCQQTFSESFDTLYYYRHVSPEQIQQVLQAHSEGTSLRGISRISGLAYNTVVSIIRRASSKAQLIHNQEVAQVETEEVSADEMWSFVKKQKQCLPLELDLGDCWVGLSLANSSGLILAARVGKHTDELIEELMVTTEGKTECKQWNSDDWGGYERVLPPEIHHHIGKDKTQRLERTNGIIRQQTGRWHRRQNKFGKVWEQTKVTTRLVVSYFNWIWRHSRFKTTASQRANLAAEPWTWQDFATYPTII
- a CDS encoding PAS domain S-box protein, giving the protein MCDRSSLTLLLIDDCAEDRSIYRRFLQQNRSYTYRIVECETAAAAIQWCQQEVPDVLLLAMNLPDGGGLEVLQQVRSHIPPTRMVVIMLTGEENIQAAVQAMKRGAQDYLSKSDLTPGILNQAIEDALHQRDHTQQLVAHQQQQQQLIATIALHIRQSLQLDKILTTTTEEVRQFLKTDRVLVYQFHPDMSGMVVAESVLPGWTVTLGAQVQDTYFQQEGAISYQQGRRQIVANILQAGLADCHVKFLQEFEVKAILVVPILVQDQLWGLLVAHHCTAPRQWQLEEVDLLEHLAVQIAIAIQQAIAYEQAKAELAERIQVEQTLRESEERFRSTFEQVAVGLAHVSPEGQFLRLNQRFCDITGYTPTELQSLTFQEITHPDDLLSDLSQMQRLLARTIQTYSTEKRYIRKNRSLIWVNLTKSLVRDRNGESKYFISVIEDITLRKQTEAERLQAEKVRQELKLLDSILDIILAGYWDGDLLNNQQYISPGFKRMFGYADHELENSPETWKQLVFPEDLPGALASFQRHVQSHGQVPYYNELRYRHKDGSTVWVMCTGRVIAWDPDGNPLRMIGCHIDITKRKQAEEALTAYANEIQDLYNNAPCGYHSLDADGRIININDTELQWLGYSREEVMGQSITRFMTNKSKQLFQATYPIFKAQGWVKDLEFDLIGQDGTLFPVLISATAVKSADGTYLHSRSTLFDVRDRKQAELQLRQMNQQLLQANLELAQATRMKDEFLANMSHELRTPLNAILGMSEGLQDGVFGSINERQRKVIATVERSGKHLLELINDILDLSKIESGKLELETNDVSIRNLCDMSLTFVQQMALKKGVQLSSQIPEDIGLIQADDRRLRQILINLLSNAIKFTPEGGTVTLKVSREQTQQMDVTHEVVVFSTVVRQTDVGLVE
- a CDS encoding PAS domain S-box protein — translated: MDIPRLTRWITVIQSRFQAMGRTFPWSLGDRGFPLLMGLLFSVVVLCIWQGSLAYERLELKRAITLDSNLLKIELTRNLDARIRVLERMAKRWDVGNGTSYQVWQADAMAYMRDYPGYQAIVRADAMADVRWVIPLAGNESLLNLDLRQDRRKQAALDVARSLRQTSISRIIDLDQGGKGFLVIVPLQIGAKLDGYLIGIFQLRALIDDLLPVNITHRYRVKITSEYQSIYSYGEDLQVAPDWQQELTVSLYGIFWNLQVVPSQTVLQEHQSLTPNIILIAGFLSTGFLTLALHYNRSARAKTRHLIQLNKTLDSKITEQLETETILQSKQRQLQLLLTTANVIPWEVNLDSWRCTYMGFQVEALLGYPLSHWFQEDFWAEHLHPDDRAYAVRHCREAVARGEDYVLEYRMIAADGRIIWLRDIVGIEWENGRPTAIRGFMFDISELKQAEEQLRLQERAIAVSQNGMVIVDARQPGMPIIYANPAFEQITGYPLPEVIGRNCRFLQGQDRDQPGLQELRRALSARQPCTATLRNYRKDGSLFWNELSISPIYNTEGTLTHLVGIQTDITARKRAEDEQQQAEQALKQSEAKNRAMLAAIPDLLVRIKRDGSCLDFIPPTAAEAGQFTPIQLHLSEVLPPELLQHQLERMEQALMTGELQVWEHQFIKNGEPCHEEVRLMPCGDDEALVIVRDITKRKQTELALQESEKRFQAFMDHSPAAAWITDDQGQILYVSGTYYRMFQVAAENLTGKTIFEVYPAEFAHHFFQNIQQVAATGQVVEDIESAPRIDGTTGDFLVYKFPIPSALEQRLVGGVAIDITDRRKAEETLQQLLGQETQQREELTLKNFALEQARRQAEAATQAKSEFLAMMSHEIRTPMNAVIGMTGLLLDTKLTAQQRDFVETVRASGEVLLTIINDILDFSKIESGKLELEQYPFNLRTCVEECLELLAPKATEKHLELTYLIEPQTPLQVIGDSTRLRQILVNLVGNAIKFTHTGEITVTAISRLLRQPSPPDANLRYAIRFTIQDTGVGIPPDRLDRLFQPFSQVDASINRTYGGTGLGLVICQRLAEMMGGRIWVESEVGQGSTFHFSIVVQAEPEPVASPISDSPLTGKRLLLLDSHPISRQNLVWQAESWGLQVDAVASREDLLRQLGQAPYDILVIEQPCNSAPNAQSMAEICQQLQSAPVVLILLSSGYCLPPAADILTAGFAAGIARSIKQSQFYNILLEVVGAQQLLPAKQATAEMHRHLDRAEQRPLRVLLVEDNMVNQKLASLMLERLGYRADIAGNGLEAIEALRRQPYDVVFMDVQMPEMDGLTATRQICQTWAAGDRPRIIAMTANAMKGDRETCLAAGMDDYIAKPIRMEELIRVLEDCQARLPDPDPVPGSSAIDLNQLRELVSQLVTEGPEAENRFLVEFVSTYLENSAHLIQQMITARQQADIKALHRAAHTLKSSSASLGAHQLAELCLQLEELTRQNSSELFEASIAQIESEYAQLKVVLSDLKASS